Proteins found in one Fusarium keratoplasticum isolate Fu6.1 chromosome 12, whole genome shotgun sequence genomic segment:
- a CDS encoding PKS-ER domain-containing protein codes for MSFENTAAWITSHNAYPFEVKPAAVGVPEENQILIRNRAIAINPIDYKVQTTSVHRGQITYPTILGEDVAGEVVAVGSSVTKFKIGDRVAGLAAGFLTNKNEEKTFQAYTILRTDLSVRIPENYSFQEASAFPLAVGTTAAGLFNTDFLNLRLPTFPAQKSTGELLLVWGGASAVGCAAIQLAVAAGYEVLTTASPRNFDLVKRLGASHVFDYKSPTVVADLLKAAEGKRSAGVFDTIGFASWPYTLEFAEKADGVKFVSCTVPGWSEPPQGVTIKHVFSLSIIKSHVASAVWDDYLPKAIEAGAFVPAPTPWEFGKGLESLQGAVDFLGTKGVSAQKVVVSLE; via the coding sequence ATGTCTTTCGAAAACACTGCCGCCTGGATCACTTCCCACAACGCCTACCCTTTCGAGGTCAAGCCAGCCGCGGTTGGTGTCCCCGAAGAGAACCAAATCCTGATCCGCAACcgcgccatcgccatcaacccAATCGACTACAAGGTCCAGACAACCAGCGTCCACAGAGGCCAAATCACTTATCCCACGATCTTGGGTGAGGATGTCGCCGGTGAAGTCGTTGCCGTCGGATCTAGCGTGACCAAGTTCAAGATTGGAGATCGTGTCGCTGGCCTTGCTGCCGGCTTCTTGACCAACAAGAACGAGGAGAAGACATTTCAGGCGTATACTATTCTGCGCACTGATCTGTCTGTTCGGATCCCAGAGAATTACTCTTTCCAGGAAGCCTCGGCCTTTCCGCTCGCAGTTGGAACCACAGCCGCTGGCTTGTTCAACACCGATTTCCTCAACCTGCGACTTCCCACATTCCCGGCCCAGAAGTCCACTGGGGAACTTCTTCTGGTCTGGGGCGGTGCCTCTGCAGTAGGCTGCGCTGCCATTCAGCTTGCTGTTGCAGCAGGCTATGAGGTTCTCACAACGGCTTCACCCAGGAACTttgaccttgtcaagagACTGGGAGCGAGCCACGTTTTTGACTACAAGAGCCCAACAGTCGTGGCTGACCTCCTCAAGGCGGCTGAAGGCAAAAGGTCAGCAGGTGTTTTCGACACTATCGGCTTCGCGTCCTGGCCCTATACTCTGGAGTTTGCCGAAAAGGCTGATGGGGTCAAGTTTGTTTCTTGCACGGTCCCCGGATGGTCGGAGCCTCCTCAGGGCGTGACCATCAAGCATGTGTTTTCtctttccatcatcaaatCCCATGTTGCTTCGGCTGTTTGGGATGATTATTTGCCCAAGGCAATTGAGGCTGGCGCATTTGTGCCTGCGCCAACCCCCTGGGAATTTGGAAAGGGGTTGGAAAGTCTTCAAGGAGCGGTGGATTTCTTGGGCACCAAGGGTGTCTCGGCTCAGAAGGTGGTTGTATCTCTGGAATAG
- a CDS encoding NACHT domain-containing protein yields MDPSSFASAAASLLALDIQILSSLYGDWDEGSRPLVDRLTYELTQIRTVLQALEITSLSFAEPIFDVSRLRSCLEDLKEHLLWLGPKVSEPGLQRHEWQWRTMNMLERSGFSNLSLSKCGSANELVYLRSSLSKLKDCIAKSPFRSPEAAVERQARTLGSCLWNDCMDYTRSHETARETRTEGTGRWLLSDKTYHKWFAVDRSSNVLYCTGRPGSGKTVLTSLVVDEIRDLQQHEPSSNIGLAYFYFSYKVPSPMRGVTLALLEQLFLQSLTAPDEVLQLEDRASKGEQIPFREILSILSAVSKRFQKCYIVLDALDECADDYQADLVHLLSSIRDSRSRLFVTSRPFQSYAMFETYPRISVAPSAEDVELYATSQLERSPLRDHPELLQQVVGAIIESSAQHGMFLLVMLQVREVLDKHTVKGTTEWLEYFQSHGASEGNLLNAYQKELAQISSLSPDLTNLAAWTLTWLYFAQRPLNARELLDLLRTTEHGAVLKLSDSEAIGLIVKSCMGLVRNSTTITFTHFSVKEFFDYNKDHPLLHPEYMVAERCLVYISLCKLFALSSSEEVEKVVSTHPFLLYAANHWGRHVFNVGPDHRAFFGHKCILVLEEPQTVAILGQISLLPRLDMKTLKGPFVEFSALHMIAHFGLTWLLDYPWDRFISGLLAHLTPQGPGFNYLKDSWGRTPLHIAAGQGHTLCLQKLLSMQDLVSKSLRADDEGRTPWHYAAMSGNAQVIQALSARYPLSLDHETHDVQGLSPLQYGVIQGDGKAFESLMDAYPAEEASKTYMDEALTAALQHGRIDIVRMLLGRITPRYEHLTVAINSNFALAVRLLLDYVDDLDNPATAQRTALLEAARTGNNTILSFLIRSGAGVGETDSNGLTALAHAVEVGNVEAVGALLKAGANPATPYSDGTSLIMHAASRNMIDILQLLIESGSGDGDLKEAAFLAAKEGHQDVVQLLLASGVLPNERSRDGQTLSEVAREAGFENIVALLQDTGAEPLPQVVYSTNKVPPQDHKASTSREAPSTSYRVPSSSTSRGLESPTPKKEESKECGEGHHTRLAKDEDVVEEPRQEAKEGHTAEPSSRHTAPISREDAETRGKARRKVPSPSSERTSQHDVPTTLRSTPQSKGPTPFVLLSTPIEPEYLALGMIVADPRSPLQFYIPKQIQSLEPLTSEAQYKTVQYDWNVARFSSKTSNATLASMLEVSLAASRASRGSRMDIHSPRLLRRQLRNHDHVVKTICQGNEEQLLDMLKNWKEVFVVVGLLIATDMEVVDEQEEKAAAGDGISVGVGIDIIGLAAQIGAESSRRRSLSARYSGDRVVAVQYRSLKLENRLFRNLLTRAKETPLTLGAYFQGDTNERVL; encoded by the exons ATGGACCCTTCATCCTTCGCCAGCGCCGCGGCTAGCCTCCTGGCGCTTGACATCCAGattctctcctccctctACGGTGACTGGGACGAGGGGAGCAGGCCCCTGGTCGATAGGCTCACATACGAGCTTACGCAGATCCGAACCGTCCTCCAGGCGCTGGAGATCACGTCGCTGTCCTTTGCGGAGCCGATCTTTGATGTTTCTCGCCTCCGGTCATGCCTGGAAGATCTGAAGGAGCATCTCCTGTGGCTGGGTCCCAAGGTCTCGGAGCCAGGCCTCCAGAGACATGAGTGGCAGTGGCGCACCATGAACATGCTGGAGCGATCTGGGTTCAGCAACCTCTCGCTGTCAAAGTGTGGGAGCGCGAATGAGCTCGTGTACTTGCGGTCGTCTCTGTCCAAGTTGAAGGATTG CATCGCAAAATCTCCTTTCCGATCTCCCGAAGCTGCCGTAGAGCGCCAGGCAAGAACCCTAGGCAGCTGTTTATGGAACGACTGCATGGACTATACCAGATCTCACGAGACGGCGCGAGAGACACGCACAGAAGGGACTGGCCGATGGCTCCTCAGTGACAAGACGTATCATAAATGGTTCGCGGTTGACCGTTCATCAAACGTCTTGTACTGTACCGGGAGGCCAGGCTCTGGCAAAACTGTTTTGAC TTCTCTGGTCGTGGACGAGATTAGGGACCTCCAACAGCATGAACCATCTTCAAATATCGGACTGGCGTACTTCTATTTCAGCTACAAAGTGCCAAGTCCCATGCGAGGTGTCACCCTAGCGCTCCTCGAGCAGCTATTCCTACAGTCGTTGACCGCCCCCGACGAAGTCTTACAACTCGAAGATCGAGCTTCAAAGGGGGAACAGATCCCTTTTAGGGAAATCCTGTCGATCCTGTCTGCTGTATCCAAGCGTTTTCAAAAATGCTACATCGTtctcgacgccctcgatGAATGCGCCGACGACTATCAGGCCGACTTGGTCCACCTCCTCAGCTCCATCCGGGACTCTCGAAGTCGCCTCTTTGTCACCTCCAGGCCATTTCAGAGTTACGCCATGTTTGAAACCTACCCACGTATCAGCGTCGCGCCGTCCGCGGAAGATGTCGAGCTCTACGCCACGTCACAGCTTGAAAGGAGCCCCCTTAGGGATCACcccgagctcctccagcaggTCGTTGGGGCAATCATCGAAAGCAGCGCTCAGCATGGCAT GTTCCTACTCGTCATGTTACAAGTCCGCGAAGTGCTTGACAAGCATACTGTAAAAGGCACCACCGAGTGGCTTGAATATTTCCAGAGCCATGGCGCCTCGGAAGGGAATCTTCTGAACGCGTATCAGAAAGAACTCGCCCAAATTTCGAGCCTCAGTCCTGACTTGACAAATCTGGCAGCATGGACTTTGACGTGGCTCTACTTCGCACAACGGCCCCTAAACGCCCGAGAGCTGCTGGATCTCCTCAGAACGACCGAACACGGCGCGGTGTTAAAGCTCAGCGACAGTGAAGCTATAGGGCTCATTGTCAAAAGCTGCATGGGGCTGGTACGCAACTCGACTACTATCACCTTTACGCACTTTTCTGTCAAGGAGTTTTTCGACTACAACAAGGACCATCCCCTCCTTCATCCTGAGTACATGGTCGCCGAGCGTTGCTTGGTGTATATTTCTCTCTGTAAGCTCTTCGCACTCAGTAGCTCAGAAGAAGTCGAGAAAGTTGTGTCCACGCACCCGTTCTTGCTTTATGCGGCGAATCACTGGGGACGCCATGTTTTCAATGTTGGACCGGATCATCGGGCCTTTTTCGGACATAAgtgcatcctcgtcctcgaggagccACAGACGGTGGCCATCCTGGGTCAGATCTCACTATTACCTCGCCTCGACATGAAAACGCTCAAAGGGCCCTTTGTCGAGTTCTCAGCCCTGCATATGATAGCACATTTTGGCCTCACCTGGCTTCTCGACTACCCTTGGGACAGGTTCATTTccggtcttctggctcactTGACCCctcaagggccgggcttcaactatcTCAAAGACAGCTGGGGAAGGACTCCACTCCATATCGCGGCTGGTCAAGGTCATACGCTCTGCCTGCAAAAACTGCTCTCGATGCAAGATCTAGTTTCCAAAAGTCTACGAGCAGACGACGAAGGTAGGACGCCATGGCACTACGCTGCAATGAGCGGCAACGCCCAGGTTATCCAGGCGTTATCGGCGAGATATCCTCTTAGCCTCGACCACGAAACACACGATGTACAGGGACTGAGTCCGCTGCAGTATGGTGTGATCCAGGGCGATGGGAAGGCTTTCGAAAGTCTCATGGATGCTTACCCGGCTGAAGAGGCATCCAAGACATACATGGACGAGGCCTTGACAGCTGCTTTGCAACATGGCAGGATAGACATTGTTCGAATGCTCCTCGGTCGTATCACGCCCCGGTATGAGCACCTGACAGTAGCTATCAACTCCAATTTTGCGCTAGCAGTGAGGCTTCTCCTTGATTACGTGGACGATCTCGACAACCCAGCGACGGCTCAACGAACAGCCTTGCTTGAAGCCGCCCGCACTGGGAATAACACAATCTTGTCCTTCCTGATACGCAGTGGAGCAGGAGTAGGGGAGACAGACAGCAATGGTCTTACCGCCCTGGCCCACGCGGTGGAAGTGGGCAACGTCGAAGCCGTGGGAGCTCTGCTCAAGGCCGGCGCGAACCCAGCAACACCTTACTCTGACGGCACCAGCCTCATCATGCACGCGGCCTCTCGAAACATGATTGACATCCTGCAGCTCCTCATAGAGTCTGGGTCGGGCGACGGAGACTTGAAGGAAGCCGCTTTCCTTGCAGCCAAAGAGGGACATCAAGACGTtgtccagctcctcctcgcgtCTGGCGTGTTGCCTAATGAACGCTCCCGTGACGGACAAACCCTTTCAGAAGTTGCGAGGGAGGCTGGGTTCGAAAACATCGTGGCACTCCTGCAGGACACTGGAGCTGAGCCTCTGCCTCAGGTTGTCTACTCCACCAACAAGGTGCCTCCTCAGGACCATAAAGCCTCAACATCCAGGGAAGCACCATCGACCAGCTACCGAGTCCCCAGTAGCAGTACTAGCCGTGGCCTTGAGAGCCCTACGccaaagaaggaagagagcAAAGAGTGTGGCGAAGGTCACCACACGCGCCTagccaaagatgaggatgttgtggAAGAACCCAGgcaagaagccaaagagggACACACTGCCGAGCCTAGTAGTAGACATACTGCTCCAATCAGCAGAGAAGATGCCGAAACTAGGGGAAAGGCGAGGAGAAAGGTACCTTCGCCTAGTTCCGAGAGGACGTCTCAGCATGATGTGCCTACCACCCTGCGCAGTACCCCCCAATCGAAGGGCCCCACGCCCTTCGTCCTTCTAAGCACACCAATCGAGCCGGAATACCTTGCTCTAGGCATGATTGTGGCGGACCCTCGCAGCCCCTTGCAATTCTACATCCCAAAACAGATACAATCACTCGAACCCCTAACTTCCGAGGCGCAATACAAAACGGTGCAATACGACTGGAATGTGGCCCGGTTCTCATCAAAGACGTCCAATGCCACCTTGGCATCCATGCTTGAGGTATCCCTTGCGGCTAGTCGAGCATCCCGAGGGTCCAGAATGGACATTCACTCGCCTCGTCTCCTACGGCGTCAACTCCGAAATCACGACCATGTGGTCAAGACAATCTGCCAAGGGAATGAGGAACAGCTGTTGGACATGCTCAAGAACTGGAAAGAGGTTTTCGTTGTCGTCGGGCTGCTGATCGCGACCGACATGGAGGTGGTGGATGAacaggaggagaaggccgcAGCAGGCGACGGGATATCCGTTGGTGTGGGTATCGACATAATTGGTTTAGCCGCTCAGATCGGAGCAGAGTcgagcaggagaagaagcctctCGGCACGGTATTCGGGCGACAGGGTCGTGGCGGTCCAGTATCGgagcctcaagctcgagaaccGGCTGTTTAGGAACTTGCTCACAAGGGCAAAGGAGACGCCGTTGACTCTGGGGGCCTATTTTCAGGGGGATACGAATGAAAGAgtattataa
- a CDS encoding Zn(2)-C6 fungal-type domain-containing protein, whose protein sequence is MVFYGPSKGCVSCKQRRKKCDQTRPSCLRCTRANRNCGGYDQEGLTAFRRYEAVNKCPSSPPSTARRCMLPKRAPIPGTNLFLSDVGPTETPVKKSYEFALRAFFYDFCIPETNGKLSRGFLSGLEAMAYRLGPESNLVKACQAVSFFSHAKPLNRPHMHERAERLHQELLGSLARAIEVPTLVASLETRYIALLLGLYEISAANSADRRSHDAHARGLSALLKTGTSPLDLLRIIRDGSRPDTNAPSGRCQGTQPRLRPRGIFSVPALSEGEECLDNLMLDLDSLQTRFSGALETSNFSPGTEEEISSLYRRFSRWSSSRCPGFRPITVTHLKHPAVNSEIVAGCWPGRVDTYFDLYVAGVWNIVRTSQLRIIDMMVKLSDYHGDREASLHWIPRANALVEDIMASIPYHLTDNMHAFVNQYDTGEGITDRGKSLGGLLLMHPLYVASRLPFIPEKMQIYIKQCLLWIGTEIGLGQATLLAEAHDIDRSYLESGCVIIWAGFLG, encoded by the exons ATGGTCTTCTACGGACCTTCTAAGGGTTGTGTGTCGTGCAAGCAGCGCCGGAAAAAG TGTGATCAAACTCGTCCA TCATGTTTGAGGTGCACTAGGGCGAACCGCAACTGTGGTGGTTAtgaccaagaaggacttACAGCATTTCGACGATATGAGGCTGTCAACAAATGTCCGTCGAGCCCACCATCGACAGCACGAAGGTGTATGTTACCTAAACGCGCGCCTATACCGGGAACCAATCTGTTTCTGTCCGATGTCGGTCCAACGGAAACACCAGTGAAAAAGTCCTACGAATTCGCGTTGAGAGCCTTTTTCTACGACTTCTGTATCCCGGAAACGAATGGGAAGCTTTCGAGAGGATTCTTATCCGGCCTTGAGGCTATGGCTTATAGACTTGGACCTGAATCCAATTTGGTCAAGGCTTGCCAAGCGGTATCGTTCTTTAGTCACGCAAAGCCACTGAACAGGCCGCACATGCACGAGAGAGCAGAAAGGCTTCATCAGGAACTTCTGGGCTCTTTGGCCAGAGCAATAGAAGTACCTACTCTAGTGGCATCTCTTGAGACCAGATACATTGCCTTGCTACTGGGACTCTACGAG ATATCAGCAGCCAACAGTGCCGATCGTCGCTCCCATGATGCTCATGCAAGGGGGCTTTCCGCACTCTTGAAGACCGGAACTTCGCCGTTAGATCTGCTACGCATTATACGTGATGGAAGCAGGCCAGATACTAACGCGCCGAGTGGGCGTTGCCAAGGAACCCAGCCGCGTCTCAGG CCCCGCGGCATCTTCTCGGTTCCAGCTCTAAGTGAGGGGGAAGAATGCCTTGATAACTTGATGCTTGATCTCGACTCTCTGCAGACAAGGTTCTCTGGTGCTCTCGAAACGTCCAACTTCTCCCCCGGCACGGAAGAAGAGATTTCCTCACTGTACCGACGCTTTTCCCGCTGGTCGAGTTCTCGGTGCCCAGGGTTCAGGCCAATAACAGTGACGCATCTCAAACACCCAGCGGTTAACTCTGAGATTGTAGCTGGGTGTTGGCCAGGGCGGGTTGATACGTACTTCGATCTTTACGTGGCTGGAGTCTGGAATATAGTACGCACCTCTCAGTTACGCATCATTGACATGATGGTCAAACTATCCGACTACCATGGTGATAGGGAAGCATCTTTGCACTGGATACCTCGTGCGAATGCGCTTGTCGAGGACATTATGGCATCGATCCCGTATCATCTGACTGATAATATGCATGCCTTTGTCAACCAATACGATACTGGAGAGGGAATCACGGACAGAGGGAAATCGCTTGGGGGTTTGCTTCTTATGCATCCACTCTACGTGGCTTCTAGATTACCGTTCATTCCTGAGAAGATGCAGATTTACATAAAACAATGTTTGCTGTGGATTGGGACAGAGATAGGCTTAGGTCAAGCAACCCTCTTAGCCGAG GCACACGATATCGATAGAAGCTATCTGGAGAGCGGGTGTGTGATAATATGGGCCGGTTTCCTGGGCTAG